In Campylobacter sp. VBCF_01 NA2, one DNA window encodes the following:
- a CDS encoding GatB/YqeY domain-containing protein gives MVREQILEDIKTAMKSGDTVRRDALRMLNSTLKQIEVDERITLSDERVFAILQTEIKRRNESAVQYKAGGREDLAQKELGEAEIIGAYLPKQLSDDELNAALGALLGELGATSAKDMGRVMKAAKEKFGASVDGKRLSEAVKSALN, from the coding sequence ATGGTAAGAGAGCAAATTTTAGAAGATATCAAAACCGCTATGAAATCCGGTGATACGGTGCGCAGAGACGCTTTGCGTATGCTAAATTCTACGCTTAAACAAATCGAGGTTGATGAGAGAATTACTCTGAGCGATGAGAGAGTTTTTGCTATTTTGCAGACCGAAATCAAGCGCAGAAACGAAAGCGCAGTGCAATACAAGGCCGGTGGGCGCGAGGATTTGGCGCAAAAAGAGCTTGGCGAGGCCGAAATTATCGGCGCGTATCTGCCAAAACAGCTTAGCGATGACGAGCTTAACGCGGCTTTGGGCGCACTGCTTGGCGAGCTTGGCGCAACGAGTGCCAAAGATATGGGGCGCGTGATGAAAGCCGCAAAAGAAAAATTCGGCGCTAGTGTCGATGGCAAACGCCTAAGTGAAGCGGTAAAATCGGCTTTAAACTAA
- the groES gene encoding co-chaperone GroES translates to MNFQPLGKRVLIEREEETKTTASGIIIPDNASKEKPSTGKIVAVGTECDSVKLGDVVAFAKYAGADITIDDKKYLILNLEDVLGILK, encoded by the coding sequence ATGAATTTTCAACCACTTGGAAAACGCGTTTTAATCGAGCGCGAGGAAGAGACCAAAACCACAGCTAGCGGTATCATTATCCCAGATAACGCTTCAAAAGAGAAGCCATCAACTGGCAAAATCGTGGCTGTCGGCACAGAGTGCGATAGCGTAAAACTTGGCGATGTTGTAGCGTTCGCAAAATACGCTGGCGCGGATATCACAATCGATGATAAGAAATATCTTATCTTAAATTTAGAAGATGTTTTAGGAATACTTAAATAA
- the groL gene encoding chaperonin GroEL (60 kDa chaperone family; promotes refolding of misfolded polypeptides especially under stressful conditions; forms two stacked rings of heptamers to form a barrel-shaped 14mer; ends can be capped by GroES; misfolded proteins enter the barrel where they are refolded when GroES binds) — translation MAKEIFFSDEARNKLYSGVKKLNDAVKVTMGPRGRNVLIQKSFGAPAITKDGVSVAKEIELKDTLENMGASLVREVASKTNDEAGDGTTTATVLAHAIFKEGLRNVTAGANPIEVKRGMDKFSAAVIEELKKSAKAVSGKKEIAQVATISANNDESVGDLISEAMEKVGKDGVITVEEAKSINDELNVVEGMQFDRGYLSPYFITNPEKMLVELSSPLILLFDKKITNLKDLLPVLEQVQKTGKPLLIIAEDIEGEALATLVVNKLRGVLNISAVKAPGFGDRRKAMLEDIAILTGGTVVSEELGRTLESANMADLGQAERIVIDKDNTTIVNGVGEKSAIDARIAQIKAQILETTSDYDKEKLQERLAKLSGGVAVIKVGAATETEMKEKKDRVDDALNATKAAVEEGIVIGGGAALIKASKNVSLDLSGDQKIGADIVKRALYAPLRQIVENAGYDAGVIANAVENASDEAQGFNAASGEFTNMYNAGIIDPLKVERVALQNAVSVASMLLTTEATVSEIKEDKPALPPMPDMGGMGGMM, via the coding sequence ATGGCAAAAGAAATTTTTTTCTCAGACGAAGCTAGAAACAAACTATACTCAGGCGTAAAAAAACTAAACGACGCAGTTAAGGTCACAATGGGACCAAGAGGCAGAAATGTGCTTATCCAAAAAAGCTTTGGCGCACCTGCTATCACAAAAGACGGCGTAAGCGTAGCAAAAGAGATCGAGCTTAAAGACACTCTCGAAAATATGGGTGCAAGCTTGGTTAGAGAGGTAGCAAGCAAAACTAACGATGAGGCGGGCGATGGCACAACTACTGCGACAGTGCTAGCTCACGCGATTTTCAAAGAGGGCTTACGCAATGTAACAGCTGGCGCAAATCCTATCGAAGTAAAACGCGGTATGGATAAATTTAGCGCAGCCGTAATTGAAGAGCTAAAAAAATCTGCAAAAGCAGTAAGTGGCAAAAAAGAGATCGCCCAAGTCGCTACAATCTCAGCTAACAACGATGAGAGCGTGGGTGATTTGATTTCTGAGGCTATGGAAAAGGTCGGCAAAGACGGCGTAATCACAGTCGAAGAAGCAAAATCAATCAACGACGAGCTAAATGTGGTCGAGGGTATGCAGTTCGACAGAGGCTATCTAAGCCCATATTTCATCACAAACCCTGAAAAAATGCTAGTAGAGCTTAGCTCACCGCTAATTTTACTTTTCGATAAAAAAATTACAAATTTAAAAGATTTGCTTCCGGTTTTAGAGCAAGTGCAAAAAACAGGCAAACCACTTCTAATCATCGCAGAGGATATCGAGGGCGAAGCGCTTGCGACTTTGGTTGTCAATAAACTTCGTGGCGTGCTAAACATTTCAGCCGTAAAAGCCCCTGGATTTGGCGATAGAAGAAAGGCAATGCTAGAAGATATCGCTATCCTTACAGGCGGAACAGTCGTAAGCGAAGAGCTAGGCAGAACGCTAGAAAGCGCAAATATGGCTGATCTTGGTCAGGCTGAGCGTATCGTAATCGACAAAGACAACACTACAATCGTAAATGGTGTAGGCGAAAAAAGCGCAATTGACGCTAGAATCGCGCAAATTAAGGCTCAAATTTTAGAGACAACAAGCGATTATGATAAAGAAAAATTGCAAGAACGCCTTGCAAAACTAAGCGGTGGCGTAGCCGTAATCAAAGTAGGTGCAGCAACCGAAACAGAGATGAAAGAGAAAAAAGATCGCGTCGATGATGCGCTAAATGCGACAAAAGCAGCTGTCGAGGAAGGTATCGTAATCGGCGGTGGCGCTGCGCTAATCAAAGCTAGCAAAAATGTCAGCCTAGATTTAAGTGGCGATCAAAAAATCGGCGCAGATATCGTCAAACGCGCACTTTATGCTCCGCTTCGCCAAATCGTAGAAAATGCTGGATATGACGCAGGCGTAATCGCAAACGCAGTCGAAAACGCAAGCGATGAGGCGCAAGGCTTCAATGCTGCAAGTGGCGAATTTACAAATATGTATAACGCTGGAATCATCGATCCGCTAAAAGTAGAGCGCGTCGCTTTGCAAAATGCGGTTTCAGTCGCTAGCATGCTACTAACCACAGAAGCGACAGTCAGCGAAATCAAAGAGGACAAACCAGCTCTTCCTCCAATGCCAGATATGGGCGGTATGGGCGGCATGATGTAA
- a CDS encoding DUF4298 domain-containing protein, with the protein MKRVERVEQMSEILAKVQKCLDAFELALDEYKNSQKFIKKLSRYYSSKIWLSDYEADESGKIPREIGEGKSLRAINRGALSEDGIYNAIWLNKRLARDMKKLSNLICKE; encoded by the coding sequence ATGAAACGAGTAGAGCGAGTAGAGCAGATGAGCGAGATTTTAGCAAAAGTGCAAAAGTGCCTAGATGCATTTGAACTCGCCCTTGATGAGTATAAAAATTCGCAAAAATTTATCAAAAAGCTTAGCAGATATTATTCTAGTAAAATTTGGCTAAGTGATTACGAGGCCGATGAGAGCGGTAAAATACCGCGAGAAATAGGTGAGGGGAAAAGCCTTCGTGCGATCAATCGCGGTGCGCTAAGCGAAGATGGGATTTACAACGCTATTTGGCTAAACAAACGCCTAGCGCGCGATATGAAAAAATTATCAAATTTGATTTGCAAGGAATAA
- a CDS encoding tetratricopeptide repeat protein, translated as MNKKYVFILVLLALCAVGALLGVAKKDELKCYAKDAQSCLNVGMKYFENSHDPVAQKYFKKSCDLKSAYACYNLGVMFDNGFGVAKMEPEAIRYYTKACDSGYAPACVNLSYIYYDSSVYSNTTQAIELAKKACDLGEGSGCYNLGFYYLKGNAYRQNIPEAIASYEKACDLNYAPACGLIGNMFAKGEYLQQNNQKAIAFHQKACSLGNEKSCALFKKQ; from the coding sequence ATGAACAAAAAATATGTTTTTATCTTGGTTTTGCTAGCACTCTGCGCTGTGGGGGCGCTTTTAGGTGTGGCTAAAAAAGACGAGCTTAAATGCTACGCAAAAGATGCTCAAAGCTGCCTAAATGTCGGTATGAAATACTTCGAAAACAGCCACGACCCAGTAGCGCAAAAGTATTTCAAAAAATCTTGTGATTTAAAAAGCGCGTATGCGTGCTACAATCTAGGCGTTATGTTTGACAACGGCTTTGGCGTGGCTAAAATGGAGCCAGAGGCGATTAGGTATTATACCAAGGCCTGCGATAGTGGCTATGCCCCAGCATGTGTAAATTTAAGCTACATTTACTACGACAGCTCAGTTTATAGCAACACAACCCAAGCTATCGAATTAGCCAAAAAAGCCTGCGATTTAGGCGAGGGAAGTGGGTGCTATAATCTAGGCTTTTATTATCTAAAAGGCAACGCATACCGCCAAAACATACCAGAGGCCATAGCTAGCTACGAAAAAGCCTGCGATCTAAACTACGCCCCAGCGTGCGGACTAATCGGAAATATGTTTGCCAAAGGCGAGTATTTGCAACAAAACAATCAAAAAGCCATAGCTTTTCATCAAAAAGCCTGCTCTCTTGGCAACGAAAAAAGCTGCGCACTCTTCAAAAAACAATAA
- a CDS encoding M48 family metallopeptidase, whose protein sequence is MAKFIPSQNEGEQNYSKENHAINFLALGVGLVAVIACAFFALNIFVGVAVKFIPEGKEYKIFKASESERVIEPKHERLAEQIRTLTSRLNSCAKVKNEYFIVINESKIPNASAALNGALTVNTGLFSHIKSENGLAFVLAHELAHFKHRDHIKGLGNGAVMAILFGFSDERLSQILGGAIAGKYSRSQEAAADSEALRILNCAYGHIGGADEFFASAKKLGDSDTFINLFESHPLLQKRIDAIKSSNFGMQNTIKLEENLSEVVKFKR, encoded by the coding sequence ATGGCTAAATTTATTCCCTCGCAAAACGAGGGCGAGCAAAATTATTCCAAAGAAAATCATGCTATAAATTTCCTAGCCCTTGGCGTGGGGCTTGTCGCAGTTATCGCGTGCGCGTTTTTCGCGCTAAATATTTTCGTGGGCGTGGCTGTGAAATTTATCCCAGAGGGCAAAGAGTATAAAATTTTCAAAGCCAGTGAAAGCGAGCGTGTAATCGAGCCAAAACACGAGAGGCTCGCCGAGCAAATCCGCACCCTAACCTCACGGCTAAATTCATGCGCCAAGGTCAAAAACGAATATTTTATCGTGATAAACGAAAGCAAAATCCCAAACGCAAGCGCAGCCCTAAATGGCGCACTCACGGTCAATACCGGGCTTTTTTCGCATATTAAAAGCGAAAATGGGCTAGCCTTTGTTTTAGCCCACGAGCTAGCGCATTTTAAGCACCGAGATCACATAAAAGGTCTAGGAAATGGCGCCGTAATGGCGATTTTGTTCGGTTTTAGCGATGAGAGACTAAGCCAAATTTTAGGTGGAGCGATTGCTGGCAAATACTCGCGCTCGCAAGAAGCCGCCGCCGATAGCGAGGCGCTTAGGATTTTAAACTGCGCTTATGGGCACATTGGCGGTGCAGATGAGTTTTTCGCTAGCGCAAAAAAGCTTGGTGATAGCGATACCTTCATCAATCTTTTTGAATCGCACCCGCTTTTGCAAAAGCGCATCGACGCGATAAAATCATCAAATTTTGGCATGCAAAATACAATCAAACTCGAAGAAAATTTAAGCGAAGTAGTGAAATTTAAAAGATAA
- a CDS encoding YbjQ family protein — protein MSDIIIFLILLGVGYIFGKQAEVRHFARIRKKEALFLHIPTTNSKHPLLNSGKIERVRFVSGNVVISIDYFKRIYASVINFFGGDVVPYESLLDRARREAVIRLKEKALGADEIINLRIETSSINQTTKNVGSVEILAYATAIYYAKEPKQANFNG, from the coding sequence ATGAGCGATATTATAATATTTCTCATTTTGCTTGGGGTTGGATATATCTTTGGCAAGCAAGCTGAGGTGCGCCATTTCGCTAGAATTCGCAAAAAAGAGGCTCTGTTTTTACACATACCCACCACAAACTCAAAACACCCATTGCTAAATTCGGGCAAAATCGAAAGGGTGAGATTTGTAAGCGGAAATGTGGTTATAAGTATTGATTATTTCAAGCGAATTTACGCTAGCGTGATAAATTTTTTCGGTGGCGATGTTGTGCCGTATGAAAGCCTGCTAGACCGCGCTAGACGCGAGGCTGTGATTAGGCTAAAAGAAAAGGCCTTGGGTGCGGACGAGATTATAAATTTGCGCATAGAAACAAGCTCGATAAATCAAACCACGAAAAATGTCGGAAGCGTGGAAATCCTAGCTTACGCTACGGCGATTTATTACGCCAAAGAGCCAAAACAGGCGAATTTCAATGGCTAA
- a CDS encoding YbjQ family protein, with protein MANFKNSLMMTLANTETIPGREIEQVFGVVSGSTVRAKHFGRDIMASLKNIVGGELVGYTELLEESREQAIERMCSQARAMGANAIVNLRFSTSSVAAGASEIYVYGTAVLAR; from the coding sequence ATGGCAAATTTTAAAAATTCACTTATGATGACTTTGGCAAATACAGAGACAATCCCAGGGCGTGAGATCGAGCAGGTTTTCGGCGTGGTGAGTGGAAGCACGGTCAGAGCTAAGCACTTCGGACGCGATATCATGGCGAGCCTGAAAAATATCGTAGGTGGCGAGCTAGTAGGATATACCGAGCTACTCGAAGAATCGCGCGAACAAGCAATCGAGCGTATGTGCTCTCAGGCCAGAGCCATGGGTGCAAACGCGATTGTAAATTTGCGATTTTCCACTAGCTCGGTTGCGGCTGGTGCGAGTGAAATTTATGTCTATGGCACGGCAGTTTTGGCAAGGTAA
- a CDS encoding pyridoxal phosphate-dependent aminotransferase gives MKLASRINRLSESLTIAISTRAKELKASGKDVIIFSAGEPDFDTAEAAKNAVIEAMRKGCGKYTPIPGTAEILNAVALKLKRDNGLDYKPSQIITNVGAKHSLFNIFSCLIDDGDEVIVPAPFWVTYPEIVKFCGGKPVIIDTKPENKYKITASELKAAITPRTKALSLCSPSNPAGAVYSKDELIAIAEVLKGTDIAVIADEIYEKIIFDKEFVACASISEDMFNRTITVNGLSKCGAMPGWRFGYTACANDELNKAMKKLQSQSTSNISSIVQAGAVAVLEGKADEYIAMMNKEYQKRRDYAVDAINAIEGLSVVKPDGAFYLFINCGGVEKDSMKFCTKLLDEALVATVPGVGFGMDEHFRISYACSMDEIKEGIARIAEFVKNYK, from the coding sequence ATGAAACTTGCTTCACGCATAAACAGACTAAGCGAAAGCCTAACAATCGCCATTAGCACACGCGCAAAAGAGCTTAAAGCTAGTGGAAAAGATGTGATTATTTTTAGCGCAGGCGAGCCTGATTTCGATACTGCTGAGGCGGCGAAAAATGCCGTAATAGAGGCTATGAGAAAGGGCTGCGGCAAATACACACCAATCCCAGGCACAGCTGAAATTCTAAACGCAGTCGCACTAAAACTAAAACGAGATAATGGCCTAGATTACAAACCTAGCCAAATCATCACAAATGTAGGGGCAAAACACTCGCTTTTTAATATTTTTTCATGTTTGATAGATGATGGTGACGAGGTTATCGTGCCAGCGCCATTTTGGGTAACATATCCTGAGATTGTTAAATTTTGCGGTGGCAAACCTGTCATAATCGACACAAAGCCAGAAAATAAATACAAAATCACAGCCTCTGAGCTAAAAGCAGCTATCACGCCACGCACGAAAGCGCTTAGCCTTTGCTCTCCGTCAAATCCAGCAGGAGCTGTGTATAGCAAAGATGAGCTAATTGCGATCGCTGAGGTGCTAAAAGGCACAGATATCGCCGTAATCGCAGATGAAATTTACGAAAAAATCATTTTTGATAAAGAATTTGTAGCTTGTGCAAGTATCAGCGAGGATATGTTTAATCGCACTATCACCGTAAATGGCCTTAGCAAATGTGGCGCAATGCCTGGGTGGAGATTTGGCTATACAGCGTGCGCGAACGACGAGCTAAACAAAGCCATGAAAAAACTTCAAAGCCAAAGCACGAGCAATATTTCAAGCATAGTCCAAGCAGGTGCCGTGGCTGTGCTAGAAGGCAAGGCTGATGAATATATCGCTATGATGAATAAAGAGTATCAAAAACGCCGTGATTACGCCGTAGATGCGATAAATGCGATAGAGGGTCTTAGCGTAGTCAAACCTGACGGCGCGTTTTATTTATTTATCAACTGCGGGGGGGTAGAAAAAGATAGCATGAAATTTTGCACAAAACTGCTAGATGAGGCGCTCGTGGCGACCGTGCCGGGCGTGGGATTTGGTATGGACGAGCATTTTAGGATTAGTTATGCTTGCTCAATGGACGAGATAAAAGAGGGAATCGCGCGCATAGCAGAATTTGTGAAAAACTATAAATAA
- the cysE gene encoding serine O-acetyltransferase encodes MTFWQTIKHDFTEPSRQDPACNSVFEVIFCYPGVWALINYRFAHWFYERKFRLIARIISGITRLITAVDINPGAKIGSGVFFDHAAGLVIGETAIVGDNCLIYQNVTLGGVSLEKGKRHPTLEDGVVVGAGAKILGNITIGAHSKIGANSVVIKDVPANSTAVGVPARILGECDSDPLAHNKLPDINKELMKYLIKRIEILEDCIQNGDKNLCDKEKEINQEYENYLKSLK; translated from the coding sequence ATGACTTTTTGGCAAACTATAAAACACGATTTCACCGAGCCATCTCGCCAAGATCCGGCGTGCAATAGCGTATTTGAGGTGATTTTTTGCTATCCGGGTGTGTGGGCGCTAATCAATTATCGTTTTGCGCACTGGTTTTATGAGCGCAAATTTCGCCTTATCGCGCGCATAATCTCTGGCATTACGCGCTTAATCACCGCTGTGGATATCAATCCAGGGGCAAAAATCGGCAGTGGCGTGTTTTTTGACCATGCGGCTGGTTTGGTCATCGGCGAGACAGCGATTGTCGGCGATAATTGTTTGATTTATCAAAATGTAACCCTAGGTGGCGTTAGCTTGGAAAAGGGCAAACGACACCCTACCCTAGAAGATGGCGTAGTCGTGGGAGCTGGGGCGAAAATTTTAGGCAATATCACAATCGGAGCGCACTCTAAAATCGGCGCAAATTCTGTCGTGATAAAAGATGTCCCCGCAAACTCCACAGCCGTGGGCGTGCCAGCTAGGATTTTAGGCGAGTGCGACAGCGATCCGCTAGCGCATAACAAACTCCCAGATATCAACAAAGAGCTGATGAAATATCTAATCAAACGAATTGAAATTTTAGAAGATTGCATACAAAATGGCGATAAAAATCTCTGCGACAAAGAAAAAGAGATCAACCAAGAGTATGAAAACTATCTAAAATCTCTCAAATAA
- the speA gene encoding biosynthetic arginine decarboxylase, which yields MNDYGLNIWGNSNFVIDSGKLCVNSDFKQPLVDMVKEIRADGIRGPILLRFPHLIKKQIVEIYSNFNRAIKEFDYKGKFNAVYPLKVNQFPGFVKNLVEIGKPYGYGLEAGSKPELLLAMAYNNDNAPITVNGFKDKELINIGFIAAEMGHNITLTIEGLNELKTIIETAKERFAPKPFIGLRIRLHNSGSGIWVKSGGINSKFGLTSTELIEAVNLLKKNNLIEQFTMIHFHIGSQITEIHPLKKALVEAGNIYAELRKMGAKNLNSINLGGGLAIEYSQVKENFSRNYTLKEYANDVVFLLKSIAQDKNEVEPNIFIESGRYVAASHAVLVAPVLELFTQEYTEAKLALKKENPPVITELYDLYTSLKPSNALEYLHDAMAHMESVLTLFDLGYVDLTDRSNGEILVHLVVRKAYALLGNKQEYGNFLNSLGNAQERYLVNFSLFQSLPDFWGIKQHFPVMPLEHLDERATLSATLWDITCDSDGEITFDKEHNPLFLHDIDPEEEEYFLGFFLVGAYQEVLGMNHNLFAHPNEATVILKDGGFEITDFIESQSVIDILDDMDYDVVDIRESLNERIANSPLLSEKEKKHVLGELYLFLNDNSYLKTIQ from the coding sequence ATGAACGATTATGGATTAAATATTTGGGGAAATTCAAATTTCGTCATTGATTCTGGCAAGTTGTGCGTGAATTCTGACTTCAAACAGCCTCTTGTCGATATGGTTAAAGAAATCAGGGCTGACGGCATTAGAGGCCCTATTTTGCTTCGTTTTCCGCACCTTATCAAAAAACAAATTGTCGAAATTTACTCGAATTTCAACCGCGCGATAAAAGAATTTGACTACAAGGGCAAATTCAACGCCGTCTATCCGCTCAAAGTAAATCAATTCCCGGGATTTGTGAAAAATTTGGTCGAAATCGGCAAGCCTTACGGGTATGGCTTGGAGGCTGGTTCTAAGCCAGAACTGCTTTTAGCCATGGCGTATAACAACGACAACGCGCCAATCACCGTAAATGGCTTTAAGGACAAAGAGCTTATCAATATCGGCTTTATCGCCGCAGAGATGGGGCATAATATCACGCTTACAATCGAGGGTCTAAACGAGCTAAAAACCATAATCGAAACCGCCAAAGAGCGCTTTGCGCCAAAGCCATTTATCGGGCTTCGCATACGACTTCACAATTCAGGTAGCGGAATTTGGGTCAAAAGTGGCGGAATAAACTCCAAATTTGGCCTTACTTCGACCGAGCTAATCGAGGCTGTAAATTTGCTCAAAAAAAATAATCTAATCGAGCAATTTACGATGATTCATTTCCATATCGGTTCGCAAATCACCGAAATTCACCCTCTCAAAAAGGCGTTAGTCGAGGCTGGAAACATCTACGCCGAACTTCGCAAAATGGGTGCTAAAAATCTAAATTCGATAAATTTAGGCGGTGGTTTGGCGATAGAATATTCACAAGTGAAGGAAAATTTCAGCAGAAACTATACTCTCAAAGAATACGCAAACGATGTCGTTTTCCTTTTAAAATCAATCGCACAGGATAAAAACGAGGTCGAGCCAAATATTTTCATAGAAAGTGGCCGTTATGTCGCAGCTAGCCACGCTGTGCTGGTCGCGCCTGTTTTGGAGCTTTTTACCCAAGAATACACAGAGGCCAAACTGGCTTTAAAAAAGGAAAATCCGCCAGTCATCACCGAGCTTTACGATCTTTACACTTCGTTAAAGCCCTCAAACGCCCTTGAATACCTGCATGACGCTATGGCGCACATGGAGAGCGTGCTGACGCTATTTGATTTGGGCTATGTGGATCTCACAGATCGCTCAAATGGCGAAATTTTGGTGCATTTGGTCGTGCGCAAGGCTTATGCGCTTTTGGGAAATAAGCAAGAGTATGGAAATTTCTTAAATTCACTCGGAAACGCGCAAGAGCGGTATTTGGTAAATTTCTCGCTTTTCCAATCCTTGCCTGATTTTTGGGGCATTAAACAGCATTTCCCAGTCATGCCACTCGAACACCTCGACGAGCGCGCTACGCTTTCTGCGACGCTGTGGGATATCACCTGCGATAGCGACGGCGAGATTACATTTGATAAAGAGCATAATCCTTTGTTTTTGCACGATATCGACCCAGAAGAAGAAGAGTATTTCCTCGGATTTTTCTTAGTCGGGGCGTATCAAGAGGTGCTTGGTATGAATCACAACCTCTTCGCTCACCCAAATGAGGCAACCGTGATTTTAAAAGACGGCGGATTTGAGATTACGGATTTTATCGAGTCGCAATCTGTCATTGATATCTTAGATGATATGGATTATGATGTAGTCGATATCAGAGAGAGCCTAAATGAACGAATCGCAAACTCGCCACTGCTTTCAGAAAAAGAGAAAAAGCATGTCCTAGGCGAGCTGTATTTGTTCCTAAACGATAATAGCTATCTGAAAACTATCCAATAA
- the hisS gene encoding histidine--tRNA ligase gives MIKALRGMNDLMGYEAELFAKIVRVCESVARNYGFELIETPKLEQTALFRRSVGESSDIVGKEMYEFSDKSGDSVCLRPEGTAGVVRSFIENKFDKAGGVRKFYYTGSMFRYERPQRGRLREFHQFGVECFGEGSVYEDASVILLLAEILRKLGVKTTLKLNSLGDSSCMPEYKNKLIKFLNEREDRLCEDCKRRIITNPIRVLDCKNEACQSELATAPLITDNLSDECKGEFEKLQEILLANGLNFEIDKRLVRGLDYYCKTAFEFVSSELGAQSAVGGGGRYDRLVEFLGGKSTFGVGFAIGIERLIEILKLKEAPSSRSGIYIGAMDEAIVPCAFAIGQKLRAITKTHIAYEPKNLQKHLKSADSKMAKFCLCIGEDEFKNASVWCKNLEDKSQDMVKFNEIEDFFKDRV, from the coding sequence ATGATTAAAGCACTGCGTGGTATGAACGACCTAATGGGCTATGAAGCCGAACTTTTCGCAAAAATCGTGCGAGTTTGTGAAAGCGTGGCGAGGAATTATGGATTTGAGCTAATCGAAACCCCAAAACTCGAACAAACCGCCCTATTTCGCCGAAGCGTGGGCGAGAGTAGCGATATAGTCGGCAAGGAAATGTATGAGTTTAGCGATAAAAGTGGCGATAGCGTCTGCCTGCGCCCAGAGGGCACGGCTGGGGTCGTTCGCTCATTTATCGAGAACAAATTCGACAAAGCTGGTGGCGTGCGCAAATTTTACTACACCGGCTCGATGTTTCGCTACGAGCGCCCACAACGAGGCAGACTACGCGAATTTCACCAATTCGGCGTAGAGTGTTTTGGCGAGGGAAGCGTGTATGAGGACGCGAGCGTGATTTTGTTACTAGCTGAAATTTTGCGCAAACTAGGCGTAAAAACCACGCTCAAACTAAACTCCCTAGGCGATAGCTCGTGCATGCCGGAGTATAAAAACAAACTAATCAAATTTTTAAACGAGCGCGAGGATAGGCTTTGCGAGGATTGCAAAAGGCGCATTATCACAAACCCAATCCGCGTGCTTGATTGCAAAAACGAAGCCTGCCAAAGCGAGCTTGCCACTGCCCCGCTAATCACCGATAATCTAAGCGATGAGTGCAAAGGCGAATTTGAAAAATTGCAAGAAATTTTGCTTGCAAATGGGCTAAATTTCGAAATCGACAAACGATTGGTTAGAGGGCTAGATTATTACTGCAAAACCGCATTTGAGTTCGTCAGCAGTGAGCTTGGCGCACAAAGCGCAGTCGGAGGTGGTGGCAGATACGATAGACTAGTCGAGTTTTTGGGTGGCAAAAGCACATTTGGCGTGGGTTTTGCGATAGGAATTGAAAGGCTAATCGAAATTTTAAAATTAAAAGAAGCCCCTAGCTCTCGCAGTGGAATTTACATTGGCGCAATGGACGAGGCAATCGTGCCTTGCGCGTTTGCTATCGGACAAAAACTGCGCGCAATCACCAAAACTCATATCGCATACGAGCCAAAAAATTTGCAAAAACACCTAAAAAGCGCAGATTCAAAAATGGCTAAATTTTGCCTATGTATCGGCGAAGATGAGTTTAAAAATGCTAGCGTATGGTGCAAAAATTTAGAGGATAAAAGCCAAGACATGGTTAAATTTAACGAAATCGAAGACTTTTTTAAGGATAGAGTATGA